The following coding sequences are from one Wenzhouxiangella sp. AB-CW3 window:
- a CDS encoding DUF432 domain-containing protein: MAAQRKTQQSAWWSPRDVSGGQSLQFSLGPLAMMLGHGEDEWSLKIESSEESADDGDNTRVRVRKGLPDEADERFVHAGQSDQVVLSPRLADRPVVIRPRQPVYLLAGQQITLYLSTPIWLRVEVSDPPVLLKEFPVLRMSDTWFGPSTREGELCYAGRTQARHNLAELPQRPHRAITPMTIHNESAQPVPLEKISLPVPMLSLYGAGDGSLWTQRVTLTLEDQAEQARVKVDSNLPEVQRKLDRLAGPRIEGGRSGMTRALNLLLGN, translated from the coding sequence ATGGCAGCACAGCGCAAGACGCAGCAGTCCGCTTGGTGGTCCCCCCGGGATGTCTCCGGGGGCCAAAGCCTGCAATTCTCGCTGGGGCCGCTGGCCATGATGCTGGGTCATGGCGAGGACGAGTGGTCGCTGAAGATCGAATCATCCGAGGAGTCGGCCGACGATGGCGACAATACCCGGGTACGCGTCAGAAAAGGCCTGCCCGATGAGGCCGACGAACGTTTCGTTCACGCCGGTCAATCCGACCAGGTCGTGCTGAGCCCGCGACTGGCTGATCGTCCGGTCGTCATCCGGCCGCGCCAGCCCGTCTACCTGTTGGCCGGCCAGCAGATCACCCTCTACCTGTCGACCCCGATCTGGTTGCGCGTGGAAGTCTCCGACCCGCCCGTGCTGCTCAAGGAGTTTCCGGTCCTGCGCATGTCCGACACCTGGTTTGGACCTTCGACACGCGAGGGAGAGCTGTGCTACGCCGGACGCACCCAGGCGCGCCACAATCTGGCCGAACTGCCGCAGCGTCCCCACCGGGCGATCACGCCGATGACCATTCACAACGAATCCGCCCAGCCGGTGCCATTGGAGAAGATCAGCCTGCCGGTGCCGATGCTTTCCTTGTACGGCGCCGGGGACGGCAGCCTGTGGACCCAGCGCGTCACCCTGACCCTTGAGGACCAGGCCGAGCAGGCGCGCGTCAAGGTCGACTCCAACCTGCCCGAGGTGCAACGCAAGCTCGATCGGCTGGCCGGCCCCCGTATCGAAGGGGGTCGATCGGGCATGACGCGGGCTCTGAACCTGTTGTTGGGGAACTGA
- a CDS encoding mechanosensitive ion channel family protein → MLDTLSGLIEFEGLLTFGRAVILVALGLLLASLSARLTARALRARLTPQLLQLARRGIFYGLLGVFVAAALAELGFSIGVIMGAAGVLTVALGFASQTTASNLISGLFLIGERSFEIGDIIRVGETTGEVLSIDALSVKLRTFDNLYVRIPNETLIKSEVTTLSRFPIRRHDLMLGVAYKEDIDHVREVLMGVAEANPLCLDEPAPLFIFTGFGDSALEIQFSVWAKRENFLALRNGIAAEIKVAFDAAGIEIPFPHRSIYTGEVSKPFPIRLVDDGGDSAKVQREAPAESDASSKED, encoded by the coding sequence ATGCTCGATACGCTATCCGGACTGATCGAATTCGAAGGGCTGCTGACCTTCGGCCGCGCCGTCATCCTGGTGGCGCTGGGCCTGCTGCTGGCCTCGCTGTCGGCCCGGCTGACCGCGCGTGCGCTACGTGCGCGGCTGACACCACAACTGCTGCAACTGGCCCGGCGGGGCATTTTTTATGGTCTGCTTGGCGTGTTCGTGGCCGCCGCCCTGGCCGAACTGGGATTCAGCATCGGCGTGATCATGGGCGCAGCCGGCGTGCTGACCGTGGCGCTGGGCTTTGCCTCGCAGACCACGGCCTCGAACCTGATCAGCGGGCTGTTTTTGATCGGCGAGCGCAGTTTCGAGATCGGCGACATCATTCGGGTGGGCGAGACCACCGGTGAGGTGCTGTCGATCGACGCCCTGTCGGTCAAGCTCAGAACCTTCGACAATCTTTATGTGCGCATTCCCAATGAAACCCTGATCAAAAGCGAGGTGACCACGCTCAGCCGCTTTCCCATCCGACGTCACGACCTGATGCTGGGCGTGGCTTACAAGGAAGACATCGACCACGTACGCGAAGTGCTCATGGGCGTGGCCGAGGCCAATCCACTTTGCCTGGACGAGCCGGCACCGCTGTTCATTTTTACCGGCTTCGGCGACTCGGCGCTGGAGATCCAGTTTTCGGTGTGGGCCAAGCGTGAAAATTTCCTGGCATTGAGGAACGGTATTGCCGCCGAGATCAAGGTGGCTTTCGATGCTGCCGGCATCGAAATTCCGTTCCCGCACCGATCGATCTACACCGGCGAGGTCAGCAAGCCCTTCCCGATCCGGCTGGTTGACGATGGCGGCGACAGCGCCAAGGTTCAGAGAGAGGCCCCTGCTGAAAGCGACGCATCATCCAAGGAGGACTGA
- a CDS encoding ferritin-like domain-containing protein — protein MKPTSHLGCFLAHAVVLEDEAATRYRELADAMAVHNNPEVEALFRKMAEYSDMHRAEAVSHAEQHANGLPDLKPWEFEWPGNESPESGRLESAHYMMTPYHALELALQAEQGAFAFYDDMARRSELDAVRALAREFAEEEAGHVRALEKWLAEFPEPPENWADDLDPPVDID, from the coding sequence ATGAAGCCAACCAGCCACCTGGGCTGCTTTCTCGCCCACGCCGTCGTCCTCGAGGACGAGGCCGCGACCCGCTACCGGGAACTGGCCGATGCCATGGCCGTGCACAACAACCCCGAGGTCGAAGCCCTGTTTCGCAAGATGGCGGAGTATTCCGACATGCACCGGGCCGAGGCCGTTTCGCATGCCGAGCAGCATGCCAACGGTCTGCCCGACCTCAAGCCATGGGAATTCGAATGGCCGGGCAATGAAAGTCCGGAAAGCGGGCGCCTGGAATCGGCGCACTACATGATGACGCCCTATCACGCCCTGGAGCTGGCGCTGCAGGCCGAACAGGGCGCTTTTGCCTTCTACGACGACATGGCCCGGCGCAGTGAACTGGACGCAGTCCGGGCCCTGGCCCGCGAGTTTGCCGAGGAAGAAGCCGGCCATGTCAGGGCACTGGAGAAGTGGCTGGCGGAATTTCCCGAGCCTCCGGAGAACTGGGCCGACGACCTCGATCCGCCGGTTGATATCGACTGA
- a CDS encoding NnrS family protein has product MSAGARSKRPTTERLLFPLAAAYGALSIPLSLMGMDGHSSPPGLAFPAGHAHELFFGYALAVVAGFLINRLSARGLVMLAVLWLSARISFLWWPGSLLSLALNTGFALAVATVAAPRFMKAAKKWRNRIIGPLLLAICTAAIVLQLALTAESTVAAWVVIRMAVLMFALLMLFFGGRLIAPAAAGAIEQAGGHLEARVQPRIEGALIILLAAAMPASALPALDPLRGVLLLTAATLAVVRLGRWRLWACPGRADLYCLGVGYAWLGIGLGMMGLAALQWAGPGENAAVHAITVGALGTLTSIIMLRTRLLLLKVSVQTFWPASLLLTALMSAAAILRLAAPQDTLAPSVAASCWSLALLMLTGLLLFIPGQSRRQA; this is encoded by the coding sequence ATGAGCGCCGGGGCCCGATCAAAACGCCCGACGACCGAACGGCTGCTGTTTCCACTGGCAGCCGCTTACGGCGCACTGAGCATACCGCTGTCGCTCATGGGCATGGACGGGCATTCTTCGCCCCCCGGGCTGGCATTTCCCGCCGGTCACGCCCATGAACTGTTTTTTGGCTATGCGCTGGCCGTGGTGGCAGGATTTCTGATCAATCGTCTGTCAGCCCGGGGGCTGGTGATGCTGGCCGTGTTGTGGCTGTCGGCGCGCATCAGCTTCCTGTGGTGGCCCGGCAGCCTGCTGTCGCTGGCGCTCAATACCGGGTTTGCACTGGCCGTGGCCACTGTTGCGGCACCCCGGTTCATGAAAGCGGCGAAAAAATGGCGCAACCGCATCATCGGCCCGCTGCTGCTGGCCATCTGCACCGCCGCCATCGTGCTCCAGCTGGCCCTGACGGCCGAATCCACCGTGGCTGCCTGGGTCGTGATCCGGATGGCGGTGCTGATGTTTGCGCTGTTGATGCTGTTTTTCGGCGGGCGCCTGATCGCCCCGGCCGCGGCCGGCGCCATCGAACAGGCCGGAGGGCATCTCGAGGCCCGGGTGCAACCGCGCATCGAAGGCGCCCTGATCATTCTCCTGGCCGCGGCCATGCCGGCCTCGGCGTTGCCCGCGCTGGATCCGCTTCGTGGTGTGCTGCTGCTCACTGCCGCGACGCTGGCAGTGGTCCGGCTGGGTCGCTGGCGATTGTGGGCTTGCCCTGGACGGGCGGACCTCTACTGTCTTGGCGTGGGTTACGCCTGGCTGGGCATTGGTTTGGGGATGATGGGACTGGCGGCGCTGCAGTGGGCCGGCCCTGGCGAGAACGCTGCCGTCCACGCCATTACGGTCGGGGCGCTGGGTACGCTGACCTCGATCATCATGCTGCGCACCCGCCTGCTGCTGTTGAAAGTGTCGGTCCAGACATTCTGGCCGGCCAGCCTGCTGCTGACGGCACTGATGTCCGCCGCGGCGATACTCCGGCTGGCCGCCCCGCAGGACACCCTGGCGCCGTCCGTGGCGGCGAGCTGCTGGTCGCTGGCCCTGCTGATGCTGACCGGCCTGCTCCTGTTCATCCCGGGGCAGTCACGCCGTCAGGCTTGA
- the hrpB gene encoding ATP-dependent helicase HrpB has protein sequence MLPIDDALPDLLAALETHPTVLLTAPPGAGKTTRVPPALLGTDWLDGRRIVMLEPRRLAARSAARFMAGEMGETVGRTVGYRTRLDTKVSKATRIEVVTEGILTRMIQSDPELADYACVIFDEFHERSLRADLGLALVRESQQALRADLRVLVMSATLAVEPLKALLDDPPLIVSEGRSFPVDVHYRPCPREKQLPAHVAASIRHALDNDGGSLLVFLPGMGEIRRVADLLDGQLPANVTVCPLHGNLKPAEQDAAIAPAPDGVRKVVLATAIAESSLTIEGIRVVIDAGLQRRSRFDANSGMSRLVTESVSRASSAQRAGRAGRLEPGVCYRLWSESQQTALRSHTPAEILDADLAPMVLELAHWGIDNPGELTWLDAPPQAHWQQAVGLLRWLDALDESGRITTHGRAMLELGLHPRLAHMVIRGRERNAGGLTAELAALLSDRDLLGPGAGADMGLRLNALRGGNPRVARGRLAQARKLAAQIAGKRNGRNESLDAGCLLALAFPDRIACSRGGRGRYRLSNGRGAFLFEDDPLAGEDWLVAAEVDGQARESRIFLAAAVDPTVLESDLADHITNETSADWDERRGTVIARRERKLGALVLESKELERPDAATIEAGLLAAVWRKGLDALPWTDTARQWQARVQLLHGQWPERWPDVDDNALLESIDDWLRPFLAGLAHWRELEQIDLFNTLNALLDYDQQRELTRLVPTHLEIPTGRRVRLDYTAEGGPVLATKLQSVFGWTESPKLADGRVPVVLHLLSPAQRPLAVTADLASFWTNAYPDVRKDMRGRYPKHPWPEDPLRARPREGVGQA, from the coding sequence ATGCTTCCCATCGACGACGCCCTCCCCGACCTGCTGGCGGCGCTAGAAACCCACCCGACTGTTCTGCTGACCGCGCCACCCGGGGCCGGCAAGACCACGCGGGTGCCGCCGGCCTTGCTCGGAACCGACTGGCTGGACGGGCGCCGGATTGTAATGCTGGAGCCGCGCCGTCTTGCCGCGCGCTCTGCCGCACGCTTCATGGCCGGCGAAATGGGCGAGACCGTGGGGCGGACGGTAGGCTATCGCACGCGACTGGACACGAAGGTTTCGAAGGCCACCCGCATCGAGGTGGTCACCGAGGGCATTCTCACACGCATGATCCAGTCCGATCCGGAACTGGCCGACTATGCCTGCGTGATATTCGACGAGTTTCATGAACGCTCGCTCCGTGCCGACCTGGGGCTGGCACTGGTGCGCGAATCGCAGCAGGCGCTCAGGGCCGATCTGCGCGTGCTGGTGATGTCGGCCACGCTGGCGGTCGAACCGCTCAAAGCCCTGCTCGATGATCCGCCGTTGATCGTCAGCGAAGGTAGAAGCTTTCCGGTCGACGTGCACTACCGCCCCTGCCCACGCGAAAAACAGCTCCCCGCCCACGTCGCGGCAAGCATTCGACATGCTCTGGACAATGACGGCGGTTCGCTGCTGGTCTTCCTGCCGGGCATGGGCGAGATCCGCCGGGTGGCCGATTTACTGGACGGTCAGCTCCCCGCCAACGTGACGGTCTGTCCCCTGCACGGCAACCTGAAACCGGCCGAGCAGGATGCCGCCATCGCACCGGCGCCGGACGGCGTGCGCAAGGTTGTGCTGGCCACGGCCATCGCCGAGTCCAGCCTGACCATCGAGGGCATAAGGGTGGTCATCGACGCCGGCCTGCAACGACGCTCGCGCTTCGATGCCAACAGCGGCATGTCGCGGCTGGTCACCGAATCGGTTTCGCGCGCATCCAGCGCGCAGCGCGCAGGCCGGGCCGGGCGTCTGGAGCCGGGGGTGTGCTACCGGCTGTGGAGCGAGTCGCAACAGACCGCCCTGCGGTCGCATACGCCGGCCGAGATCCTGGATGCCGACCTGGCCCCGATGGTGCTGGAGTTGGCGCATTGGGGCATTGACAATCCCGGCGAACTCACCTGGCTGGATGCACCGCCGCAGGCCCACTGGCAACAGGCGGTCGGACTGCTGCGCTGGCTTGACGCGCTGGACGAGTCAGGACGCATCACCACCCATGGCCGCGCCATGCTGGAGCTGGGTCTGCATCCACGCCTGGCGCATATGGTCATTCGCGGTCGCGAACGCAATGCCGGCGGTCTGACCGCGGAACTGGCTGCGCTGCTGTCCGATCGCGACCTGCTGGGCCCCGGCGCCGGGGCCGACATGGGTTTGCGGCTCAATGCCCTGCGTGGCGGAAACCCGCGCGTTGCGCGCGGACGACTGGCCCAGGCTCGCAAACTCGCCGCGCAGATTGCGGGCAAACGGAATGGTCGAAACGAATCACTGGATGCCGGCTGTCTGTTGGCGCTGGCCTTTCCCGACCGAATCGCGTGTTCCCGGGGCGGGCGCGGCCGTTACCGGCTCAGCAATGGTCGTGGCGCGTTCCTGTTCGAAGACGATCCGCTGGCCGGCGAAGACTGGCTGGTCGCCGCGGAGGTCGACGGTCAGGCGCGCGAGTCACGCATCTTTCTTGCCGCCGCAGTCGATCCGACCGTACTGGAATCCGACCTGGCCGATCACATCACCAACGAGACATCGGCCGACTGGGACGAGCGACGCGGCACCGTCATTGCCAGGCGGGAAAGAAAACTGGGTGCGCTGGTGCTTGAGAGCAAAGAGCTGGAGCGACCCGACGCGGCCACCATCGAGGCCGGCCTGCTCGCCGCAGTGTGGCGAAAAGGGCTGGACGCCCTGCCATGGACCGATACGGCCCGCCAGTGGCAGGCCCGCGTGCAGTTACTGCACGGGCAGTGGCCGGAACGCTGGCCGGATGTCGATGACAATGCGCTGCTGGAAAGCATCGATGACTGGCTCCGACCCTTTCTCGCCGGCCTGGCGCACTGGCGCGAGCTCGAACAGATCGACCTGTTCAACACGCTCAATGCCCTGCTCGATTACGATCAGCAGCGCGAGCTGACCCGACTGGTACCCACTCACCTGGAAATTCCCACCGGCCGCCGGGTGCGACTGGACTACACCGCCGAAGGCGGCCCCGTGCTGGCGACCAAGCTGCAGAGCGTGTTCGGCTGGACGGAGTCCCCCAAGCTGGCCGATGGCCGGGTGCCGGTGGTGTTGCACCTGCTCTCGCCGGCGCAGCGGCCGCTGGCTGTCACGGCCGATCTGGCCAGTTTCTGGACCAATGCCTACCCCGATGTGCGCAAGGACATGCGCGGTCGCTACCCCAAGCATCCATGGCCGGAAGATCCGTTGCGCGCCCGCCCCCGGGAGGGCGTGGGTCAAGCCTGA
- a CDS encoding FAD-dependent oxidoreductase: MTRDVPSSVVVIGAGVVGATTALALAERGVEVTLVDRHRLAAADTSHANGGGVTPAHAEPWNAPGLLGKLVRNLGRADAPYRLAPTALPGMGLWGLRFLANMRRERFVHNARCNIRLGLYSLECLRQWRERYDLAYDQTLSGSMQVYFSREILAEAVQFRRELLQGWAPVEAVGVDEAIAREPALAPIRDRLAGAIVFPDHESGDARLFSQLAAETAGARGARLQFGQTIESIETEDGAFRAVVTDQGRIAADACVLAAGPDSAALARPLGLRLPIYPVRGYSATFEVEHSEHLPTLPMLDTASRFVTVRLGERKFRIAGLADFAGGKRTIESRRIDSLLAGARRLLPELSEVLRRERAELWAGLRPVTPDGVPLIDSTPVRGLYLNTGHGPMGWTMACGSAQLLAARLTGEPPAIEAQPYGLARL, translated from the coding sequence ATGACTCGTGACGTCCCTTCGAGTGTTGTTGTCATTGGCGCCGGCGTGGTCGGTGCGACCACCGCGTTGGCACTGGCCGAGCGCGGCGTCGAGGTCACCCTGGTCGATCGCCATCGCCTGGCCGCCGCCGACACCAGTCATGCCAACGGCGGAGGTGTCACCCCGGCTCATGCCGAGCCCTGGAATGCGCCGGGTTTGCTGGGCAAACTGGTGCGCAACCTCGGCCGCGCCGATGCACCCTACCGCCTGGCACCCACGGCGCTGCCCGGCATGGGTCTGTGGGGGTTGCGTTTTCTGGCCAACATGCGCCGCGAACGCTTTGTCCACAATGCGCGTTGCAACATCCGCCTGGGGCTGTATTCGCTGGAGTGCCTGCGCCAGTGGCGGGAACGCTACGACCTGGCCTACGACCAGACCCTGTCGGGTTCGATGCAGGTGTATTTCTCGCGCGAGATCCTGGCCGAGGCGGTGCAGTTCCGGCGCGAGCTGCTGCAGGGCTGGGCCCCGGTGGAAGCAGTGGGAGTCGACGAGGCCATCGCCCGCGAACCGGCGCTGGCGCCGATCCGTGACCGGCTGGCCGGCGCCATTGTCTTCCCGGACCACGAGTCGGGTGATGCCCGGTTGTTCAGTCAGCTGGCTGCCGAAACCGCGGGCGCCCGGGGGGCAAGACTACAGTTCGGCCAGACCATCGAGTCGATCGAGACCGAGGACGGCGCGTTTCGCGCCGTGGTCACCGATCAGGGCCGCATTGCGGCCGATGCCTGTGTGCTGGCCGCCGGTCCGGATTCCGCGGCCCTGGCGCGTCCGCTCGGTCTGCGCCTTCCGATCTACCCGGTGCGCGGCTACTCGGCCACGTTCGAGGTCGAGCACAGTGAACATCTGCCGACCCTGCCCATGCTCGACACCGCCAGTCGTTTCGTGACCGTGCGGCTGGGTGAGCGCAAGTTCCGGATTGCCGGGCTGGCGGATTTTGCCGGCGGCAAGCGAACCATCGAGTCGCGTCGGATCGACAGTCTGCTGGCCGGCGCCCGCCGCCTGTTGCCCGAGCTTTCGGAGGTGCTTCGACGCGAACGCGCCGAACTCTGGGCCGGGCTGCGACCGGTCACGCCTGACGGCGTGCCGCTGATCGATTCGACCCCCGTGCGCGGGCTGTATCTCAACACCGGCCACGGACCCATGGGCTGGACCATGGCCTGCGGATCGGCCCAATTGCTGGCCGCCCGGTTGACCGGGGAGCCACCGGCCATCGAGGCGCAGCCCTATGGTTTGGCGCGCCTCTGA
- a CDS encoding thioredoxin family protein — protein MAKTESTMLPLGTPAPDFRLPDTVSGKDFSLDDAAGEKGTLVMFICNHCPFVKHVLDELARLGRDYPDRGIGVVAISSNDVTGYPQDRPERMAELAQAKGFSFPYLYDESQNTARAYDAACTPDFFVFDADRKLVYRGQLDDSRPGNGIEVTGKDLRAALDALIEGQPVAKEQKPSIGCNIKWKG, from the coding sequence ATGGCCAAAACCGAATCCACCATGCTGCCGCTGGGCACCCCGGCGCCCGACTTCAGGCTTCCCGATACCGTCAGCGGCAAGGATTTTTCGCTCGACGATGCCGCCGGCGAGAAGGGCACGCTGGTGATGTTCATCTGCAATCACTGTCCCTTCGTCAAGCACGTGCTCGACGAGCTGGCCCGGCTGGGTCGGGATTATCCAGACCGCGGCATCGGCGTGGTCGCGATCAGTTCCAACGATGTCACCGGCTACCCGCAGGACCGGCCCGAACGGATGGCCGAGCTTGCCCAGGCTAAGGGTTTCTCCTTTCCCTATCTTTATGACGAATCCCAGAACACGGCGCGCGCCTATGATGCCGCCTGCACGCCCGACTTCTTCGTCTTCGATGCCGACCGCAAACTTGTCTACCGCGGCCAGCTCGACGACTCGCGCCCCGGCAACGGCATCGAGGTCACCGGCAAGGACCTGCGCGCCGCCCTCGATGCACTGATCGAGGGCCAGCCGGTGGCGAAGGAGCAGAAGCCCTCGATCGGGTGCAATATCAAGTGGAAGGGATGA
- a CDS encoding thiamine pyrophosphate-dependent enzyme yields MSSAVEKQISILGHKDFKSDYKPVWCAGCGDFGVLNALTKAMAALELQPENVAMIAGIGCSSRIPAYTSVYGFHGVHGRALPLAAGLAISRPDLTVIATGGDGDGFSIGGNHFLHACRRNVDMTYLVMDNTVYGMTKGQASPTTECDWTGSKLSPQGTGQPPLQPLEIALAAGAPYIARAFSNSPNDLARTMAEALSFRGFSFVQILSPCITFRPDQLGWKKRVHAGFEATDNRAAAFAALADDDGFTTGTLYRAPRPCHASARAEETTVQAIQDQFGVKT; encoded by the coding sequence ATGAGTTCGGCCGTGGAAAAGCAGATCAGTATTCTGGGACACAAGGACTTCAAGTCCGATTACAAGCCGGTCTGGTGTGCCGGCTGCGGAGATTTCGGTGTGCTCAACGCACTCACCAAGGCCATGGCCGCACTCGAACTGCAGCCGGAAAACGTGGCCATGATTGCCGGCATCGGCTGCTCTTCGCGCATTCCGGCCTACACCAGCGTCTACGGCTTTCACGGTGTGCACGGGCGCGCCCTGCCCCTGGCGGCCGGACTGGCCATCAGCCGGCCCGACCTGACGGTGATCGCCACCGGTGGCGACGGCGACGGCTTTTCCATCGGCGGCAACCATTTTCTGCATGCCTGCCGTCGCAACGTCGACATGACCTACCTGGTCATGGACAACACGGTTTACGGCATGACCAAGGGACAGGCCTCGCCGACCACCGAGTGCGACTGGACCGGCAGCAAGCTGTCTCCACAGGGCACCGGCCAGCCACCGCTGCAGCCGCTGGAAATCGCCCTGGCCGCCGGCGCCCCCTATATCGCGCGCGCCTTTTCCAACAGCCCCAACGACCTGGCCCGGACCATGGCCGAGGCGCTGTCGTTCAGAGGCTTTTCCTTTGTTCAGATCCTCAGCCCGTGCATCACCTTTCGCCCGGACCAGCTGGGCTGGAAGAAGCGCGTCCACGCCGGCTTCGAGGCCACCGACAATCGTGCCGCCGCGTTTGCCGCACTGGCCGACGACGACGGCTTTACCACCGGCACGCTGTACCGCGCACCCCGCCCCTGCCACGCCAGTGCCCGGGCCGAGGAGACCACGGTTCAGGCCATCCAGGATCAATTCGGGGTGAAAACATGA
- a CDS encoding FAD-binding oxidoreductase codes for MSAPATDDLSNRLIHLLGADAVMGADDDIERYVHEPRGRYRGQPLAVVRPGSTQEVAAVVALCRDAGVAIVPQGGNTGLVGGAAAGLGRRELIVSLERMRAVRELDPEGATMVVEAGCPLARVREAAAGAGLMFPLHLASSGTATIGGNIATNAGGHMTVRYGNTRRQVLGLEVVLADGSIYNGLTALRKDNSGYDLNQLFIGSEGTLGIVTAASLALVPAPRQSLTTLVGLAELTDALALLRLLRNRLGETLSAFELMPRLAMDYVLADLPDVHDPFGQPHAWYVFAQADSAVAGDWLREACLAALELADLEGLTRDVIVAGGDAQAERLWQLRDAVPRAQKRGGVSLKHDISVPVAAIPAFIEQATAALAEAVPGIRPCVFGHVGDGNLHFNLSQPEHMGADAFRATEPECNRIVFDLVQKHHGSIAAEHGIGRLRRDELARRADPVKLKLLGRLKQCLDPDALFNPGKVVDQHHDS; via the coding sequence ATGTCCGCGCCAGCCACCGATGATCTGTCAAACCGGCTGATTCACCTGCTGGGTGCCGATGCCGTGATGGGCGCCGACGACGATATCGAACGCTATGTCCACGAGCCCAGGGGTCGCTACCGGGGGCAGCCGCTTGCGGTGGTGCGCCCGGGCAGCACTCAGGAAGTGGCCGCCGTTGTAGCCCTGTGTCGGGATGCCGGTGTGGCGATCGTGCCCCAGGGCGGCAATACCGGACTGGTCGGGGGTGCTGCGGCCGGGCTCGGGCGTCGTGAGCTGATCGTCTCGCTGGAACGCATGCGGGCCGTTCGCGAGCTCGACCCCGAGGGCGCCACGATGGTGGTGGAGGCCGGTTGTCCGCTGGCCCGCGTGCGCGAGGCTGCCGCCGGTGCCGGTCTCATGTTTCCGCTTCACCTGGCCTCGTCCGGCACGGCCACCATCGGAGGCAATATCGCCACCAACGCCGGCGGCCACATGACGGTTCGCTACGGCAATACCCGCCGCCAGGTGCTGGGGCTGGAAGTCGTGCTGGCCGATGGCAGCATATACAACGGTCTGACGGCATTGCGCAAGGACAACAGTGGCTATGATCTCAACCAGCTGTTCATCGGTTCGGAGGGCACCCTGGGCATTGTGACGGCCGCGTCGCTGGCACTCGTCCCCGCCCCGCGACAAAGCCTCACCACCCTGGTCGGACTGGCCGAACTGACAGATGCCCTGGCCCTGCTGCGCCTGCTGCGCAATCGCCTGGGCGAAACCCTGTCGGCTTTCGAGCTGATGCCGAGGCTGGCCATGGACTACGTGCTGGCCGACCTGCCCGATGTGCATGATCCTTTCGGTCAGCCCCATGCCTGGTACGTGTTTGCCCAGGCCGACAGCGCCGTGGCCGGAGACTGGCTGCGCGAGGCCTGCCTGGCGGCGCTGGAGCTGGCCGACCTGGAGGGGCTGACGCGTGATGTCATCGTGGCTGGCGGCGATGCCCAGGCCGAACGGCTCTGGCAGCTGCGCGATGCCGTTCCCAGGGCCCAGAAGCGTGGCGGCGTGAGCCTCAAGCACGACATCTCAGTGCCGGTGGCCGCCATTCCCGCCTTTATCGAGCAGGCCACGGCTGCCCTGGCCGAGGCGGTGCCCGGCATCCGGCCGTGTGTGTTCGGTCACGTCGGTGACGGCAACCTGCATTTCAATCTCAGTCAGCCCGAACACATGGGGGCGGACGCGTTTCGGGCCACCGAGCCGGAGTGCAACCGCATCGTGTTCGACCTGGTGCAGAAGCACCATGGATCGATCGCCGCCGAGCATGGCATCGGCCGACTCCGGCGTGACGAACTGGCCCGGCGCGCCGACCCCGTCAAACTGAAACTTCTTGGCCGGCTCAAGCAGTGTCTTGACCCGGATGCCCTGTTCAACCCGGGAAAGGTAGTGGATCAACACCATGACTCGTGA
- a CDS encoding zinc-finger domain-containing protein, whose amino-acid sequence MVAKRKQEAQEAACSEAVLEVCWEDLPLSCPTAEMKLWNAHPRVYLPIHRSGEARCSYCGTRYVLKDPEPDQAMPRFDNQEIEDRFRRAQQRVRDMRV is encoded by the coding sequence ATGGTTGCCAAACGCAAGCAGGAAGCGCAGGAAGCCGCATGCTCCGAGGCGGTACTCGAAGTTTGCTGGGAAGACCTTCCGCTGTCGTGCCCGACAGCGGAGATGAAACTGTGGAATGCCCACCCGCGCGTCTACCTGCCCATCCATCGCAGCGGCGAAGCCCGTTGCAGCTATTGCGGCACCCGCTATGTGCTGAAGGATCCCGAGCCGGATCAGGCCATGCCGCGTTTCGACAACCAGGAGATCGAGGACCGCTTCCGGCGCGCCCAGCAGCGCGTACGCGACATGCGCGTCTGA